One Acidobacteriota bacterium genomic region harbors:
- a CDS encoding cold shock domain-containing protein has product MKEQGVVKWFNNEKGYGFIRRDSGDDVFVHHSAIQAAGFKSLDEGDRVEFTVTQGPKGAQAQDVVKLEA; this is encoded by the coding sequence ATGAAAGAACAAGGCGTGGTCAAGTGGTTCAATAACGAAAAAGGGTACGGCTTCATCCGGCGCGACTCGGGGGACGATGTCTTCGTGCACCATTCCGCGATCCAGGCCGCCGGCTTCAAGTCGCTGGACGAAGGGGATCGCGTGGAGTTTACCGTGACCCAGGGGCCCAAGGGGGCCCAGGCGCAGGATGTCGTGAAACTCGAGGCCTGA
- a CDS encoding aldo/keto reductase, with amino-acid sequence MTHPGIPRRPFRDGVELSILGLGGMTLLGMTQKGVDALVEEAAAGGVNYFDVAPFYGEGEAERKLGRALPGRRERVFLACKTLERSAAGARAELERSLRRLGTDHFDLYQFHSVAGMGEVEEIFAPGGAMEAFAEARRGGVIRHIGFSAHSVEAALAMLDRHPFDSILFPVNYVCYARGDFGPQVLEKAARQGVARLAIKAMAHGPWRGSDERRYPNCWYRPIDDPVLARKALRFTLSEGVTALIPPGDERLFRMALGMAAGLEPLSPAEREELLASTRGLRPLMRSRSR; translated from the coding sequence ATGACTCATCCCGGGATTCCCAGACGACCTTTCCGCGACGGCGTGGAGTTGTCCATCCTCGGACTGGGGGGGATGACGCTCCTCGGCATGACCCAGAAGGGGGTGGACGCCCTGGTGGAAGAGGCGGCCGCCGGCGGGGTGAACTACTTCGATGTCGCCCCCTTCTACGGGGAGGGGGAGGCGGAGCGCAAGCTGGGCCGGGCCCTCCCGGGGCGCCGGGAGAGGGTGTTCCTGGCCTGCAAGACCCTGGAGCGCTCGGCCGCCGGGGCGCGGGCGGAGCTCGAGCGGTCGCTCCGCCGCCTCGGGACCGACCACTTCGACCTTTACCAGTTTCATTCCGTCGCCGGGATGGGGGAGGTCGAGGAGATCTTCGCCCCGGGCGGGGCGATGGAGGCGTTTGCCGAGGCGCGGCGCGGGGGGGTGATCCGCCACATCGGCTTTTCCGCCCACTCGGTCGAGGCGGCGCTCGCCATGCTCGACCGCCACCCCTTCGACTCCATCCTCTTCCCGGTCAACTACGTCTGCTACGCGCGCGGCGATTTCGGGCCGCAGGTCCTCGAGAAGGCGGCGCGGCAGGGGGTGGCGCGGCTGGCCATCAAGGCGATGGCCCACGGGCCGTGGCGCGGGTCGGACGAGCGCCGCTACCCCAACTGCTGGTACCGGCCGATCGACGACCCGGTCCTGGCACGGAAAGCGCTGCGCTTCACCCTTTCCGAGGGGGTGACGGCCCTCATCCCCCCGGGGGACGAGCGTCTCTTCCGGATGGCGCTCGGGATGGCGGCCGGGCTCGAGCCCCTCTCCCCCGCGGAGCGGGAGGAACTGCTCGCCTCCACCCGCGGGCTGCGCCCCCTGATGCGTTCGCGCTCCCGGTAG
- a CDS encoding DUF971 domain-containing protein encodes MTPITPRLVRRVSPRQTDITWSDGHRSSYPSWYLREKCMCASCVEEFTGERKVRHGDIPASLERTTVFPIGNYALGFTWSDGHSTGIYPFEYLRALCPCPECLPGGLDEPPERVPKPGSFEV; translated from the coding sequence TTGACCCCCATCACGCCGAGACTGGTCAGGCGCGTCAGCCCGAGACAAACCGACATCACCTGGAGCGACGGGCACCGGAGCTCCTACCCCTCCTGGTACCTGCGGGAGAAGTGCATGTGCGCCTCCTGCGTGGAGGAGTTCACGGGGGAGCGGAAGGTGCGCCACGGGGATATCCCGGCCTCGCTCGAACGGACGACGGTCTTCCCGATCGGGAACTACGCCCTCGGCTTCACCTGGAGCGACGGGCACTCGACGGGGATCTACCCCTTCGAATACCTGCGCGCGCTCTGCCCCTGCCCCGAGTGCCTCCCCGGCGGCCTGGACGAGCCCCCGGAGCGGGTTCCGAAGCCCGGTTCCTTCGAAGTTTGA
- a CDS encoding aldehyde dehydrogenase family protein: MTRPTQLFIGGRFRDARSGRTFPTVNPATGEVIAEVAEGDAPDIDDAVKAARAAFGHPSWRDMEARERARLLRTLGDLIEKHADELALAETLDNGKPIGESRRIDIPAAAETFRYYAGWCPRIGGETIPVPGRFLNYTLREPCGVCGIITPWNFPLLMVAWKLAPALAAGNTAVVKVAEQTPLTGLRLGELSAEAGFPDGVVNVVPGFGETAGRALAAHPEVDKISFTGSTAVGREIVRASAGNLKKVSLELGGKSPNIVFADADLDAAARGASSGIFYGKGEVCNAGSRLLVEKSVHDELMERLLARARRLEPGDPLDPKTRLGALVSAAQMERVLGYCETGRREGAIPVLPGGRVGDKGCFVRPAIFDAATPSMRIAQEEIFGPVLTVITFEGEEECVRLANSTMYGLAAAVWTRDIGRAHRVARRLEAGTVWINAYGALAPESPFGGYRQSGYGRELGREGIELYSQVKSVWVALD; the protein is encoded by the coding sequence ATGACGAGACCGACACAGCTGTTCATCGGCGGCCGCTTCCGCGACGCCCGTTCCGGCAGGACCTTTCCCACCGTCAACCCCGCCACCGGGGAGGTGATCGCCGAGGTGGCGGAGGGGGACGCCCCCGATATCGACGACGCCGTAAAGGCGGCGCGCGCCGCTTTCGGGCACCCTTCGTGGCGCGACATGGAAGCCAGGGAGCGCGCCCGGCTCCTCCGCACCCTGGGCGACCTGATCGAAAAACACGCCGACGAGCTGGCCCTCGCCGAGACGCTCGACAACGGCAAGCCGATCGGCGAGTCGCGCCGCATAGACATCCCGGCCGCGGCGGAGACCTTTCGGTATTACGCCGGCTGGTGCCCCAGGATCGGGGGGGAGACGATCCCCGTCCCCGGTCGCTTCCTCAACTACACCCTGCGGGAGCCGTGCGGCGTCTGCGGCATCATCACCCCCTGGAACTTCCCGCTCCTGATGGTGGCCTGGAAACTCGCCCCGGCGCTCGCCGCCGGCAACACCGCCGTGGTCAAGGTGGCCGAGCAGACCCCCCTCACCGGGCTGCGCCTCGGGGAGCTCTCGGCCGAGGCCGGCTTCCCCGACGGGGTCGTCAACGTCGTCCCCGGCTTCGGCGAGACCGCCGGGCGCGCCCTGGCGGCGCACCCGGAGGTCGACAAGATCTCCTTCACCGGCAGCACCGCCGTCGGCCGGGAGATCGTGCGGGCCTCGGCCGGCAACCTCAAGAAGGTGTCGCTCGAACTGGGGGGGAAATCGCCCAACATCGTCTTCGCCGACGCCGACCTGGACGCCGCGGCCCGGGGGGCGTCGAGCGGCATTTTTTACGGCAAGGGGGAGGTGTGTAACGCCGGCTCCCGCCTCCTGGTCGAGAAAAGCGTCCACGACGAGCTGATGGAGCGGCTGCTCGCGCGGGCGCGCCGGCTCGAGCCGGGGGACCCGCTCGACCCGAAGACGCGCCTGGGGGCGCTGGTGTCGGCGGCGCAGATGGAGCGGGTGCTCGGCTACTGCGAGACCGGGCGCCGGGAGGGGGCGATCCCCGTCCTCCCCGGGGGGAGGGTGGGCGACAAGGGGTGCTTCGTCCGGCCCGCCATCTTCGACGCGGCGACGCCGTCGATGAGGATCGCGCAGGAGGAGATCTTCGGCCCCGTCCTCACGGTGATCACCTTCGAGGGGGAGGAGGAGTGCGTCCGGCTGGCCAACTCCACCATGTACGGGCTGGCGGCGGCGGTGTGGACGCGCGACATCGGCCGGGCCCACCGGGTGGCGCGCCGGCTCGAGGCGGGGACGGTCTGGATCAACGCCTACGGGGCGCTCGCCCCCGAGTCCCCCTTCGGGGGTTACCGGCAGTCGGGCTACGGCCGGGAACTGGGGCGGGAGGGGATCGAGCTCTACTCCCAGGTCAAGTCTGTCTGGGTCGCCCTGGACTGA
- a CDS encoding glycine C-acetyltransferase — MDKVQFILDERERLEKAGLLVGVRTVESAQGAWLRVDGRRVLNFSSNNYLGLANHPRLAEAARRAIGHYGVGPAAVRSIAGTLRLHTELEETLARFKGVEATLSFQSGFTANLAVIPALVGREDLVFSDELNHASIIDGCRLSGAPVIRYAHGDCASLERKLGENLPAGSAKRALIVTDGVFSMDGDIAPLGAIADLADRYGALLMVDDAHGEGVLGRGGRGVVDHFGLHGRVDVEVGTLSKAFGVVGGFVAGRSVVIDHLRQKGRPFLFSSALPAADTAAACAAVDLLEESDALVRKLWDNARYFKERMNRAGFDTGASETPITPVLLGEAGRAQEFSRRLFERGVFAMAIAFPTVPMGKARIRVMISATHEREDLDAGVGSFVEVGRQLGVV; from the coding sequence ATGGACAAGGTGCAGTTCATCCTGGACGAGCGGGAGCGGCTGGAAAAGGCGGGGCTCCTGGTCGGGGTGCGGACCGTCGAGTCGGCCCAGGGGGCGTGGCTCCGGGTCGACGGGCGGCGGGTGCTCAACTTCTCCTCCAACAACTACCTCGGGTTGGCCAACCACCCGCGCCTCGCGGAGGCGGCCCGGCGGGCGATCGGGCACTACGGGGTGGGACCGGCGGCGGTCCGTTCCATCGCCGGGACGCTGCGGCTCCACACCGAACTCGAGGAGACTCTCGCCCGCTTCAAGGGGGTGGAGGCCACCCTTTCGTTCCAGTCGGGGTTTACGGCCAACCTGGCCGTCATCCCCGCCCTGGTCGGCCGGGAGGACCTCGTCTTCTCCGACGAACTGAACCACGCCTCGATCATCGACGGTTGCCGGCTCTCGGGCGCCCCCGTCATCCGCTACGCCCACGGCGACTGCGCCTCCCTCGAGCGGAAGCTCGGGGAAAACCTGCCGGCCGGTTCCGCAAAGCGCGCCCTGATCGTGACCGACGGGGTCTTCTCCATGGACGGCGACATCGCACCCCTCGGGGCGATCGCCGATCTGGCCGACCGGTACGGCGCCCTCCTCATGGTGGACGACGCGCACGGGGAGGGGGTCCTCGGGCGCGGGGGAAGGGGGGTGGTCGACCATTTCGGGCTCCACGGCCGGGTGGACGTCGAGGTCGGGACCCTGTCGAAGGCGTTCGGCGTCGTCGGCGGCTTCGTGGCGGGCCGCAGCGTCGTCATCGACCACCTGCGCCAGAAGGGGCGCCCCTTCCTCTTCTCGAGCGCCCTCCCCGCGGCCGATACCGCCGCCGCCTGCGCGGCCGTGGACCTCCTGGAGGAATCGGACGCCCTCGTCCGGAAACTCTGGGACAACGCGCGTTATTTCAAGGAAAGAATGAACCGGGCGGGGTTCGACACCGGCGCGAGCGAGACTCCCATCACCCCCGTCCTGCTGGGGGAGGCCGGGCGGGCGCAGGAATTCAGCCGGCGGCTGTTCGAGCGGGGGGTGTTCGCCATGGCCATCGCCTTCCCCACCGTCCCGATGGGGAAGGCGCGCATCCGGGTCATGATTTCGGCGACGCACGAGCGCGAGGACCTCGATGCCGGCGTCGGGAGTTTCGTCGAGGTCGGGCGGCAGCTCGGGGTGGTGTGA
- a CDS encoding DUF1624 domain-containing protein: MTSTAAPGPRYGFVDLLRGFAILVMVETHVVNAYLPPALKQGSELFFWVAFVNGLVAPAFLFATGFSLILQGRSRWDDWVRFRPPFWRQLRRLGFILLVAYNIHLQGYGLGWYLDNRDNALVWERTFKVDILQCIVASLLVLLLLAIIVRRRSLLPYAAGGLGIAAALVTPWVWARDFRPDLPLPLALYLNPHKVSLFPLFPWISFVLAGASAAHCFLRSVEAEAVPRYMKRAALAGAGLIAAGLLLRSVPWTLPGHVDFYTTSPLYLMVRLGCIFVIVALLYRCEARGAGAGWLGPVRLAGQESLLVYGAHLYVIYSLLRRQLEPVLGLEAGYAGCLLMSAAIIALMLPLARGWHALKKRRPRAVRIGQGVVVAAMVVSFLLL, from the coding sequence ATGACCTCCACGGCGGCCCCAGGGCCGCGCTACGGATTCGTCGACCTGCTGCGCGGTTTCGCCATCCTGGTGATGGTGGAAACCCACGTGGTGAACGCCTATCTCCCCCCCGCGCTGAAACAGGGCTCGGAACTTTTCTTCTGGGTCGCCTTCGTCAACGGCCTGGTCGCCCCCGCCTTCCTCTTCGCCACCGGTTTTTCCCTCATCCTGCAGGGCCGCTCCCGGTGGGACGACTGGGTCCGCTTCCGCCCCCCCTTCTGGCGGCAGCTCCGGCGCCTCGGCTTCATCCTGCTGGTCGCCTACAACATCCACCTGCAGGGGTACGGCCTCGGCTGGTACCTGGATAACCGGGACAACGCCCTCGTGTGGGAGCGGACGTTCAAGGTCGACATCCTGCAGTGCATCGTGGCCTCCCTGCTCGTCCTCCTCCTTTTGGCGATCATCGTGCGGAGGCGGAGCCTCCTGCCCTATGCGGCCGGGGGCCTCGGGATCGCGGCCGCCCTGGTCACCCCCTGGGTCTGGGCCAGGGATTTCCGCCCGGACCTGCCGCTCCCGCTGGCGCTCTATCTCAACCCGCACAAGGTGTCGCTCTTCCCCCTCTTCCCCTGGATCTCGTTCGTGCTGGCGGGGGCGTCGGCGGCCCACTGCTTCCTTCGCTCGGTGGAAGCCGAAGCGGTCCCGCGCTACATGAAACGGGCGGCGCTCGCGGGCGCGGGGCTGATCGCGGCGGGGCTGCTCCTGCGCTCCGTCCCCTGGACGCTGCCCGGACACGTCGACTTCTACACCACCAGCCCCCTCTACCTGATGGTGCGCCTGGGGTGCATTTTTGTCATTGTCGCCCTGCTCTACCGGTGCGAGGCGCGCGGGGCCGGGGCCGGGTGGCTGGGGCCCGTCCGGCTCGCGGGGCAGGAGTCGCTCCTGGTCTACGGCGCCCACCTCTACGTCATCTACTCGCTCCTGCGGCGCCAGCTGGAGCCCGTCCTGGGCCTCGAGGCGGGCTATGCGGGCTGCCTCCTCATGAGCGCCGCCATCATCGCCCTGATGCTGCCGCTGGCCCGCGGGTGGCACGCGCTCAAAAAGAGGCGCCCGCGCGCGGTGAGGATCGGGCAGGGGGTCGTCGTCGCGGCGATGGTCGTCTCGTTCCTGCTCCTGTAA
- a CDS encoding DUF255 domain-containing protein, translated as MKIALALILAFMASAGPAGADTPAVVSVRALAPAEAPAPGETAELEIEIAITPPFHINSDRPLEEYLIPTRVEFDPVPGVVLGPVRFPEPEVKKLPVSESPMAVYDGTVRVTADVTPSDPAGRERVLVKGRVRTQACDGRSCYPPVWQPFEVEVPLAQGEGTAAVSPAPASADFGAGGLGMTFLLVFLGGLGLALTPCIYPMIPITITYFGGQSGGRRGSVALHALVYVLGMAVTYSVLGVFAALTGGLFGGALRYPPVLLAMALVMVLLALSLFDLYELRLPAPLMRLAGGSRGGFAGSLLMGLTVGVVAAPCIGPFVLGLLTYVGNRGSALLGFGLFFTLALGLGVPFLLLGIFSGSLHRLPRSGAWMVWVRKIFGFILLAMAVWFLKNLLPGPFLYPLALALVFLLGGIYLAWIDAVPGAGKTFTFVRNLVGTLFFAAALYSAAAGIEAGLGRAGTGGAERAGGIEWIPYSEEALEQARREGKPVLVDFFADWCAPCHEMDAKTFALPEVVALSRRFVMLKVDLTEAGDPLAERVRDRYDVQGVPTYVFLDPRGEELAGLRGTGFESGDNFMERMKRALPGAPDPADAQAGPGEPRRREEPI; from the coding sequence ATGAAGATCGCCCTCGCCCTCATCCTCGCTTTCATGGCATCGGCCGGGCCCGCCGGCGCGGACACCCCCGCCGTGGTCTCGGTCCGCGCCCTGGCGCCCGCGGAGGCGCCGGCGCCCGGGGAGACCGCCGAGCTGGAGATCGAGATCGCGATCACGCCCCCCTTCCACATCAACAGCGACCGCCCGCTCGAGGAGTACCTCATCCCGACCCGGGTCGAGTTCGATCCGGTCCCGGGCGTCGTCCTCGGCCCGGTCCGGTTTCCCGAGCCGGAGGTGAAGAAGCTCCCGGTGTCCGAGAGCCCGATGGCGGTCTACGACGGCACCGTGCGGGTCACGGCCGACGTCACCCCGTCGGACCCCGCCGGCCGGGAGAGGGTCCTCGTCAAGGGGAGGGTGCGCACCCAGGCATGCGACGGCCGTTCCTGCTATCCCCCCGTCTGGCAGCCGTTCGAGGTGGAGGTCCCCCTGGCGCAGGGGGAGGGGACCGCGGCCGTCAGCCCCGCACCGGCTTCCGCCGATTTCGGGGCCGGGGGGCTCGGGATGACGTTCCTCCTGGTCTTCCTGGGGGGGCTGGGGCTGGCGCTCACCCCCTGCATCTACCCGATGATCCCGATCACGATCACCTATTTCGGCGGGCAGTCGGGGGGGCGCAGGGGGAGCGTGGCGCTGCACGCCCTCGTGTACGTGCTCGGGATGGCCGTCACCTATTCCGTCCTGGGGGTCTTCGCCGCGCTGACGGGGGGGCTGTTCGGGGGGGCGCTCCGGTACCCGCCGGTGCTCCTGGCGATGGCGCTGGTGATGGTGCTCCTGGCGCTCAGCCTGTTCGACCTGTACGAACTGCGCCTTCCCGCCCCCCTCATGCGCCTGGCCGGCGGCTCGCGGGGGGGATTTGCCGGGTCGCTCCTGATGGGGCTGACGGTGGGCGTCGTCGCGGCCCCCTGCATCGGCCCCTTCGTCCTGGGGCTTCTGACCTACGTCGGCAACCGCGGCAGCGCCCTGCTGGGATTCGGCCTCTTTTTCACCCTCGCCCTCGGGCTCGGCGTCCCCTTTCTCCTGCTGGGGATCTTTTCGGGGAGCCTCCACCGGCTGCCGCGCTCGGGTGCCTGGATGGTGTGGGTCCGGAAGATTTTCGGCTTCATCCTCCTGGCGATGGCCGTCTGGTTCCTGAAAAACCTCCTTCCCGGCCCGTTCCTCTACCCGCTGGCGCTCGCGCTGGTATTCCTCCTGGGTGGGATCTACCTGGCGTGGATCGACGCGGTCCCCGGGGCGGGGAAGACCTTCACCTTCGTGCGCAACCTCGTCGGCACCCTCTTCTTCGCCGCCGCCCTCTACTCGGCCGCCGCGGGGATCGAGGCCGGCCTGGGACGCGCGGGGACGGGGGGCGCGGAGCGCGCCGGCGGCATCGAGTGGATCCCCTATTCCGAAGAGGCGCTCGAGCAGGCCCGGCGGGAGGGGAAGCCGGTCCTGGTCGATTTCTTCGCCGACTGGTGCGCCCCCTGCCATGAAATGGACGCGAAGACCTTCGCGCTGCCGGAGGTCGTCGCGCTTTCGCGCCGCTTCGTCATGCTGAAGGTCGACCTGACGGAAGCCGGGGATCCCCTCGCGGAGAGAGTGAGGGACCGCTACGACGTCCAGGGGGTCCCGACCTATGTCTTCCTCGACCCGCGGGGGGAGGAACTAGCCGGACTCCGGGGGACGGGATTCGAGTCCGGGGACAATTTCATGGAAAGGATGAAGCGGGCGCTTCCGGGCGCCCCGGACCCCGCCGATGCGCAGGCGGGGCCCGGAGAACCCCGGCGCAGGGAGGAACCGATTTGA
- a CDS encoding protease — protein MKCRFVLLAVLAGFSISWGADAGPGTRLLRFPAIHGDRIVFGYAGDLYTVGAAGGTARKLTADAGYEMFPRFSPDGTQLAFTAQYDGNTEVYLMPSGGGIPRRLTITATLGRDDVADRMGPNNIVMGWKGNDKILFRSRKDEWNDFKGDLLLASVEGGLPEPLPLPYGGFGSFSPDGKRLAYNRVFREFRTWKRYRGGQADDVWIHDFDSRTTVNITDNPAQDIIPMWAGERIYFLSDRDEKKRFNLYSYDLRSKKTEKHTDFADFDVKFPSLGDQAIVFENGGFLYRFDLRSRKAVKVPITVADDQVTGRGGWIDVSRRVSNYEIAPDGSRALFGAHGEVFTVPAKHGRTLNLTRTPGAHERASKWSPDGKWIAWISDASGEDEVYIAPRDGSGPPRRLTEGGDTYKFSLLWSPDSKKILWSDKKLRLQVVEVESGKVTEVARAKAFEIADYAWSPDSLWVAWAQEEETQLQTVYLHSLASGATFPATDGWYDSGSPAFSADGKYLFFVSSRTFNPVYGQNEFNYSYRDMAKIYLVTLARETRSPFEPKSDEVRIKEEGSKEEPKPKPEPEAKVTVRVDPDGLVGRVAEVPVESGTYRHLTSAAGKLYYMTLRKGKAVLALYDFDKLKETELLDADGYEISADSKKMLIGQGGSYSIVDLPSARPDTSERLDLGDLRFEVDRAAEWRQIFHECWRQMRDFFYAPNMHGVDWAGMRERYAELLPFVRHRADLTYVIGEMIGELSAGHAYVGGGEVPPKERVPLGLLGAEIEKDPASGYFRIVKILRGENWDKATRSPLTDIGVDAKTGDYILAVDGRPTREMRDLYEALVHTAGKQVKLRLNGKPEEAGSRETVVVPVGDEHGLRYHEWVRGNLERVEKATGGRVGYIHIPDMGVDGLNMFVRHFYPQFRKEAVIVDVRSNGGGNVSPMVIERLRREAVLVDIARNTAPSLDPGGMIPGPKVALLDEFSASDGDIFAYR, from the coding sequence ATGAAATGCCGTTTCGTGCTGCTGGCCGTGCTTGCGGGGTTTTCGATCAGTTGGGGCGCCGATGCCGGGCCCGGGACGCGCCTGCTGCGCTTCCCGGCCATTCACGGCGACCGGATCGTGTTCGGCTACGCCGGGGACCTCTACACGGTCGGCGCGGCGGGGGGGACGGCGCGCAAGCTGACGGCCGACGCCGGCTACGAGATGTTCCCCCGCTTCAGCCCCGACGGCACGCAGCTGGCCTTCACCGCCCAGTACGACGGCAACACCGAGGTCTACCTGATGCCGTCCGGGGGGGGGATCCCCCGGCGGCTTACCATCACGGCCACCCTCGGGCGGGACGACGTGGCCGACCGGATGGGGCCCAACAACATCGTGATGGGGTGGAAGGGGAACGACAAGATCCTCTTCCGCTCGCGCAAGGACGAGTGGAACGACTTCAAGGGGGACCTCCTGCTCGCCTCCGTCGAAGGCGGCCTCCCCGAACCGCTCCCGCTCCCCTACGGCGGTTTCGGCTCCTTCTCCCCCGACGGGAAGCGGCTGGCCTACAACCGCGTCTTCCGCGAGTTCCGCACCTGGAAGCGCTACCGCGGCGGCCAGGCGGACGACGTCTGGATCCACGATTTCGACTCCCGCACCACGGTCAACATCACCGACAACCCGGCCCAGGACATCATCCCGATGTGGGCGGGGGAGCGGATCTATTTCCTCTCCGACCGGGACGAGAAGAAGCGCTTCAACCTTTACTCCTACGACCTGCGGTCGAAGAAGACCGAGAAGCACACCGACTTCGCCGACTTCGACGTCAAGTTCCCCTCGCTCGGGGACCAGGCCATCGTGTTCGAAAACGGCGGCTTCCTCTACCGCTTCGACCTGCGGAGCCGCAAGGCGGTGAAGGTGCCGATCACGGTCGCCGACGACCAGGTGACGGGGCGCGGCGGCTGGATCGACGTCTCGCGCCGGGTGTCCAACTACGAGATCGCGCCCGACGGCAGCCGCGCCCTCTTCGGCGCCCACGGCGAGGTCTTCACCGTCCCGGCCAAACACGGCCGCACCCTCAACCTGACCCGCACCCCCGGAGCGCACGAGCGCGCCTCCAAATGGTCCCCCGACGGGAAATGGATCGCCTGGATCTCCGACGCCTCGGGGGAGGACGAGGTCTATATCGCGCCCCGGGACGGGTCGGGCCCTCCGCGGCGGCTGACCGAGGGGGGGGACACCTACAAGTTCTCCCTCCTCTGGTCCCCGGACAGCAAGAAAATCCTATGGTCGGACAAGAAGCTGCGGCTGCAGGTCGTGGAGGTGGAGTCGGGGAAGGTGACCGAGGTCGCCCGGGCGAAGGCGTTCGAGATCGCCGACTACGCCTGGTCCCCCGACAGCCTATGGGTCGCCTGGGCCCAGGAGGAGGAGACGCAGCTGCAGACGGTCTACCTCCACTCCCTGGCGAGCGGCGCGACCTTCCCCGCGACCGACGGCTGGTACGATTCGGGCTCCCCCGCCTTCAGCGCGGACGGCAAATACCTCTTCTTCGTCTCCAGCCGCACCTTCAATCCCGTCTACGGGCAGAACGAGTTCAACTACTCCTACCGCGACATGGCGAAGATCTATCTCGTGACCCTCGCCCGGGAGACCCGCTCCCCCTTCGAGCCCAAAAGCGACGAGGTCAGGATCAAGGAAGAAGGGAGCAAGGAAGAACCCAAGCCGAAGCCGGAGCCGGAGGCAAAAGTGACGGTCCGGGTCGACCCCGACGGGCTCGTCGGGCGCGTGGCGGAAGTGCCGGTCGAGAGCGGGACCTACCGGCACCTGACCTCCGCCGCCGGGAAGCTCTACTACATGACGCTCCGGAAGGGGAAGGCGGTGCTCGCGCTCTACGATTTCGATAAACTGAAAGAGACCGAACTCCTCGACGCCGACGGGTACGAGATCTCGGCCGACTCCAAGAAGATGCTGATCGGCCAGGGCGGGTCCTACTCGATCGTCGACCTCCCCTCCGCCCGCCCCGACACGAGCGAGCGGCTCGACCTGGGGGATCTCCGGTTCGAAGTCGACCGCGCCGCCGAGTGGCGGCAGATCTTTCACGAGTGCTGGCGCCAGATGCGCGACTTCTTCTACGCCCCCAACATGCACGGGGTGGACTGGGCCGGGATGCGGGAGCGCTACGCCGAACTCCTCCCCTTCGTGCGCCACCGCGCCGACCTCACCTACGTCATCGGAGAGATGATCGGCGAGCTGAGCGCGGGGCACGCCTACGTGGGGGGCGGGGAAGTGCCGCCCAAGGAGCGGGTGCCGCTCGGGCTGCTGGGGGCGGAGATCGAAAAGGACCCCGCCTCCGGGTATTTCAGGATCGTCAAGATCCTCCGGGGCGAGAACTGGGACAAGGCCACCCGCTCCCCGCTCACCGACATCGGGGTGGACGCCAAAACCGGGGACTACATCCTCGCCGTCGACGGCCGCCCGACGCGGGAGATGCGGGACCTCTACGAAGCCCTGGTCCATACCGCGGGCAAACAGGTGAAGCTGCGCCTGAACGGGAAGCCGGAAGAGGCCGGGAGCCGCGAGACCGTGGTGGTGCCCGTTGGCGACGAGCACGGGCTGCGCTACCACGAGTGGGTGCGGGGGAACCTCGAACGGGTGGAGAAAGCCACCGGGGGGAGGGTGGGGTACATCCACATCCCCGACATGGGGGTCGACGGGCTGAACATGTTCGTGCGCCACTTCTACCCGCAGTTCCGTAAAGAAGCGGTGATCGTCGACGTGCGCAGCAACGGCGGCGGGAACGTCTCCCCGATGGTGATCGAGCGGCTCAGGCGGGAAGCGGTGCTGGTCGACATCGCGCGCAACACCGCCCCGAGCCTCGACCCGGGCGGGATGATCCCCGGGCCGAAGGTGGCGCTGCTCGACGAGTTCTCCGCCTCCGACGGCGACATCTTCGCCTACCGCT